A segment of the Hypnocyclicus thermotrophus genome:
CAATTTACCTGATAATTTGTTAATCTTACCTATTGTTACTAGACCTATTTTCCCTAATCTTATGTTTCCTATAACCTTTTCTGGAGAACATTTTTTGCAAAGTATAAAAGAAGCTTATGATAATTCAAATAAACTTATTGGTCTTGTATTAGTTAAAGAAAAAAATAGCTTAAATTTATTTCACTCAAAACTTTATGAAGTAGGGACAGTAGTTAGAATACATTCTATAACACCTATTTCTGCAAATACTATACAAATTGTGGTTCAAGGACTAAAACGTTTTTCTTTAAAAGAAATAATTCCAAATGAAAAATTTTTAATGTGGCGTGTAAAATATCATGATACAGATGAAGAAGAAGCTAAAAGTGATGAGCTAAAAGCTTATATGCTTGGAATTATGAACTCTTTAAAAGAATTATTTAAATTAAATCCAATTTTACAAGAAGAATTAAAATTACTTATGTCTCAAGTATCATATGATAAACCTAGTATCTTGATGGATTTAGTAGCTTCTACTTTAAAAATTGAAAATAATGAATTACAAGATTTACTTGAAAGTTTCTCCTTAAAAGAACGTAGTAAAAAAATATTAACTCTACTAAAGAAAGAGTTAGAAATTACTCAATTACAAATGAAAATTCAACAAGACATTGAAAATAAAGTTTCAAAACAACAAAAAGAGTTTTTTTTACGAGAACAATTAAAATTAATAAAAAAAGAATTAGGCCTTGAAAAAGATGATAAAGAAAACGAAATAGACTCTTTTAAAGAAAAAATGAAAAAACTAATTCTTTCTGAAGAAGCTAAAAAAATCGTTAATGAGCAACTAGAAAAATTAAATTTATTAGACAATAGCTCCCCTGAATACCATGTAACAAGATCTTATTTACAAACTATTTTAGAGCTCCCTTGGGGTATATACTCTAAAGATAATTTAGATATAAAACAAGCTAGAAAAATACTTGATAAAGATCATTATGGTTTAAAAGACGTAAAAGAAGTGATATTAGAGTTTATAGGTACAATAATAAAAACGGGTAATGTCTCTGGGGCTATTCTTTGTTTAGTAGGTCCTCCAGGAGTAGGTAAAACATCTATTGGACGTTCTATTGCTTCTGCATTAAATAGAAAATTTTTTAGATTTTCTGTAGGTGGGATGAGAGACGAAGCTGAAATAAAAGGACATAGACGTACATACATTGGAGCTATGCCTGGAAAAATTATTCAAAGTCTTAAAACAACTCAAGTATCTAATCCTGTAATCATGCTTGATGAGATAGACAAAATAGGAAAGAGTTTTAATGGCGATCCCGCTTCTGCACTACTTGAAGTTCTCGACCCAGAACAAAATAAAGATTTCTTAGATCATTATCTTGATATTAGATATGATTTATCTAATATTTTATTTATTACTACAGCTAATCAACTAGATACTATTCCTAGACCTTTACTAGATAGGATGGAAGTAATTAGTCTACCTGGATATATATTAGAAGAAAAATTACAAATAGCAAAAAAATATCTTATTCCTAATCAAATGAAAAATCATAATTTATCAAAAAATGAGATATCTATAAGTGATGCAGCTATTAAAAATATTATAGACCATTATGCTAGAGAAGCTGGTGTAAGAAATCTTGAAAAACAAATAAAAAAAATAATGAGAAAATCTACTTTAATTATTGCTGAAGATAATAAAAAAATTAAAATTAGAGTAAATAATATAGAAACATTTTTAGGTAAACCTATTTTTACTACTGAACAATTATATAATAAATCTATTCCAGGGGTTACATTAGGATTAGCTTGGACCTCAATGGGAGGAACTACCTTATATATTGAAGCAATTAAAATAAAAAAAGGAACTGGCTTAAAATTAACTGGTCAACTTGGTAATGTTATGAAAGAATCTGCTGAAATAGCAAAATCTTATGTAGAATCTATTTTACCTAATAAAAAAGAATATAATGATTTTTTTAAAAACAATCTAATACATTTACATGTACCTGCTGGTGCTATTCCTAAAGATGGTCCTTCAGCTGGTATCACTATGGCCCTTGCTTTATATTCTCTCGTAATAAATAAACCTATTAGAAAAGAGATAGCAATGACTGGTGAGCTTACTTTAACAGGTAGAATTTTACCTATTGGCGGATTAAAAGAAAAAGTAATTGCTGCAAGACGTGTAAAGATTTTTGAATTAATTATACCTTATGATAATAAAAATGACTTTGAAAGACTTCCAGACTATATAAAAGAAAATATCAAGGTACATTTTGTTAAGGAATTTAAAGAGGTTCTGAATATAGCATTTAATTAAAAAATGGGCATTTGCCCATTTTTTAAATTATCATTAATTTATATTTTCTTAAAATATTTTTAAAACTTTTTTCTAATTCACTATTCATTCTAAATGTATACTTTTTGTCACCATAAAAACTTATATAAATATTTTCAGAATCAATAAATTGTTCCATAATTTTAAAATCATTTAAAGATATAACTATATCTCCAGACTCTTTTATTAGAAAGTCATCATTTTCTCTTTTTCTAATAATTTCGTTAAATATAAAACTCACTTTATTATTATTTTCATCAAAAAAAGTAACAGTTTTAAACATATTTTTTTGATTTGTTATACTTTGAATAAATAATCTAAGTGTTATTCTATTTAAAAAACTAAGCTCTTCTACAATATATGGAGCTACATAAAAAGTATATCCATCAAAATTTTGAAATGTCTCTCCATTGCTATAATAATATCTAACACCTTTTTCTTCATATACATCTATTGTTTGATTTAAATTTTCTATTTTCCTGTCTCTATCTTGACCTACCGTATTTATATTTATTTTTGGTAAAAGTTGGACATTTGTTTGAAGTGATTTACTACAAGCTGCTATATTTAATAACAATATTATATAAATAATTTTTTTCATTTTTCCTCCCAAAAAATCTATTTTTTTCATATTAACTTATTATATAATATATAATCGACAAAATCAATTTTGTTTAAAACTATTTCTTTTTTAATTTATTAAAAAAACTTCTAAACTTAATTGAAATTTAATATGCTTACTTTATAGCTGACAGTTTTATTATTTTAACTATTACCTATAAGAGCATTTTCAATTAACTTAGAAGTTCTTATTTACCTTCTTTTATCTATTATTTTTTTTAATTTATCTCTATATTTTAATATATTAATCCTTGCTTCTTCCGCTTCTTTTAATGTAGGACGAATATTTTCTATATCCCATTTTTTTATAAGTACTTGTAATACTCTATCAAAATAATCACTAGGACCGTAATTTGCTTCTTTTTCAATTATTTTCATTCTTTCCTTGAAATCGTCTATAACAGAACCTGGCATCGAAAAATTTCTTATAACTTCATATAAATGTAAAACATAATTTGGTTCTATTTCAAGGTGTGCTCTAATTATTTCACTATAAAACGCATAATGAAGTGATTCATCTTTTGATAATCGTTGAAGTAAAACACCTAATTCTTTATCATATTTCATAGCTTCTTTTGCTACATTCTGATAAAAAACTAAAGTACCTAATTCTTGAATAGATGTATAAGCCATTGTTGCAATAGGCGTTTCAAAATTTGCTTCCCATCCTGCTCTTATGACTTGCTTTTTTAAAATATGTAATTTATCCGGATCTGCATTTCTTGTGAGTGTAAGATATGTTTCTAGTGCACTCGCATGCTGGTCCTCTTCTGAAGTCCATATATGTATAAAATCTTGAATTACCTCCATACTTCCTGTAAACGTACCATTTAAATGCGAAGTATACCAAGGTAGATTTAATTCTGTAAGCATAGATGTCTCAAGTGCTATAACTAATGATTTTGGCAAACTAACTTGTGATTCTTCCCAAGGAGTAGTTATAAAACTCTTTCCTTTATCCCATGGCATATATTTAGCATAATTCCAATCAATATTTTTTGCCCTTTCATTATGTCTATTATATATATCTATCACTCTTTTTTCTAATCTTATATCTAAATCTGTTCTAAACATCTCATTCCTCCCATTTTTATTGTAATCTCATTTTATAAATACTAAAACTTTTATAATTTTCCTTCTTTATAATTTGTTATAGTTAAAAATATTTCTAAAATCAAATTTTTTTAAATTTTTATTAAATAAGAATATATATTTAATATACATATATATTTTACTATTTAAAAAATATATGTATTCTATATAAAAAAAGAATAAAATATGCTTGTGTAAAATTTCGTTTAGTAGTATACTATTTCTTGTTTAATTAATATTTAGGAGGCGTCTATTTTTAAAATGAAATCATATAAAAATTTAAAAGAAAAAGCTTATGAAATAATAAAAAATAAAATTATTATGATAGAGTTCAAACCTGGAGAATATCTTGAAGAAAAAGTTCTTAGTGAACTTCTTGAAATAAGTAGAACTCCTATTAGAGAAGCTCTTAATGTATTAGAAAACGAAGGTTGGATTGAGAGCTTTCCAAGAAAAGGGATTTTTGTTACTAGAATAGATGAAGAAAAAATCGATGAAATATATGAAGTGCGTAAAAATTTTGATCCATTAATTCTTAAAATGGCTGCAAAAAATTTGTCACCTTTAAAGTTAAATCTTTTTAAGCATAAATTTGAAAATTATGAAGAGATGCTTGAGGATGAATTTTTAAAATATGATGCTGATTTTCATTCATATGTCCATAGTGCTGTTAAAAATAAATATGTATTAAAAATGATGAAAAATGTATATGAGCATAACCGAAGAATAAGAAGACTTGGTGTACAAAAAGTTCCTCATCAAAGAATTGTTGATTCAAACAAAGAACATTTAGAAATGATAGACCTTATTTTAAATGGAGAAATAGATAAAGCAGCTGATTTATTGCGAAAACATATTGAAAATTCACACAAATATTATCTAAATGTTTTATTAGATAAAGATTTATAGTTGTTTTACAAAAAA
Coding sequences within it:
- the lon gene encoding endopeptidase La; the encoded protein is MTTQITTLDNNLPDNLLILPIVTRPIFPNLMFPITFSGEHFLQSIKEAYDNSNKLIGLVLVKEKNSLNLFHSKLYEVGTVVRIHSITPISANTIQIVVQGLKRFSLKEIIPNEKFLMWRVKYHDTDEEEAKSDELKAYMLGIMNSLKELFKLNPILQEELKLLMSQVSYDKPSILMDLVASTLKIENNELQDLLESFSLKERSKKILTLLKKELEITQLQMKIQQDIENKVSKQQKEFFLREQLKLIKKELGLEKDDKENEIDSFKEKMKKLILSEEAKKIVNEQLEKLNLLDNSSPEYHVTRSYLQTILELPWGIYSKDNLDIKQARKILDKDHYGLKDVKEVILEFIGTIIKTGNVSGAILCLVGPPGVGKTSIGRSIASALNRKFFRFSVGGMRDEAEIKGHRRTYIGAMPGKIIQSLKTTQVSNPVIMLDEIDKIGKSFNGDPASALLEVLDPEQNKDFLDHYLDIRYDLSNILFITTANQLDTIPRPLLDRMEVISLPGYILEEKLQIAKKYLIPNQMKNHNLSKNEISISDAAIKNIIDHYAREAGVRNLEKQIKKIMRKSTLIIAEDNKKIKIRVNNIETFLGKPIFTTEQLYNKSIPGVTLGLAWTSMGGTTLYIEAIKIKKGTGLKLTGQLGNVMKESAEIAKSYVESILPNKKEYNDFFKNNLIHLHVPAGAIPKDGPSAGITMALALYSLVINKPIRKEIAMTGELTLTGRILPIGGLKEKVIAARRVKIFELIIPYDNKNDFERLPDYIKENIKVHFVKEFKEVLNIAFN
- a CDS encoding acyl-ACP desaturase, which produces MFRTDLDIRLEKRVIDIYNRHNERAKNIDWNYAKYMPWDKGKSFITTPWEESQVSLPKSLVIALETSMLTELNLPWYTSHLNGTFTGSMEVIQDFIHIWTSEEDQHASALETYLTLTRNADPDKLHILKKQVIRAGWEANFETPIATMAYTSIQELGTLVFYQNVAKEAMKYDKELGVLLQRLSKDESLHYAFYSEIIRAHLEIEPNYVLHLYEVIRNFSMPGSVIDDFKERMKIIEKEANYGPSDYFDRVLQVLIKKWDIENIRPTLKEAEEARINILKYRDKLKKIIDKRR
- a CDS encoding GntR family transcriptional regulator — its product is MKSYKNLKEKAYEIIKNKIIMIEFKPGEYLEEKVLSELLEISRTPIREALNVLENEGWIESFPRKGIFVTRIDEEKIDEIYEVRKNFDPLILKMAAKNLSPLKLNLFKHKFENYEEMLEDEFLKYDADFHSYVHSAVKNKYVLKMMKNVYEHNRRIRRLGVQKVPHQRIVDSNKEHLEMIDLILNGEIDKAADLLRKHIENSHKYYLNVLLDKDL